The genome window CCAATATTCCAAGGCCAGGTAATATAATTCCAGCTATGTCCAAACGGACCTAAACAGGCCAATATAAAGCCATGGGTTAAAATGGCCAATACCACAGCCACATTTCTGGTTTGTTTGAAAAATAAACCAATGCCGGTTACTACTTCCACTATGGCGATTATATAACCGGTGAATGAAGGAATATCGGTAATTCCTAGTGGAGATGTAAAGGGCTGAACAAACCAGGGATGTACTGATTCGATAAATGCAACATTGAACTTAAAGAAGCCACTAAAAAAGTACATGAAACAGAAGTATAACCGAATGCCTTTTATAGCATTGTCTGCCTCCTTTGGGTCGGACGTTTGATTTAAGGCCAAGCCCCAAAACACAAACAATAATTGCAAATAATAAGGCTGTATCCGGTTGTAATCGTATAACATCAAAAAAAGCAACAAACCTGTAAAGCCAACTAAAATAAGCCTGGTGTTCTTCAGAAATAAGGTCGCAATCATAGATGCAAAGAGCAATGCATAAAATACGTAATTCAGCCAGTCGGGTAGGGGAGGTAAAGCGTAAAAAACCGGTGCCAGCGGAAATAATCGCGGTGTCCAAACTTTAAAAGCCATTACTAGAAAGGCCAACATCAATATGGCTGAAACTCTTTTTATCCAAACTACCCTTGAATCCATAACAAAAAATTTTCCAAAACTAACTTTCTTTATGAATTCGCATTCCTGCTATTTCTTTTTTTCGAAAAAATACCAGCGTTCAGCTAAACTTTTTTTTGAATGAAAATTTGTTTTCCTTTACACCGAATAAAATGGAAAATACCTGGTTTATAATTGCCAATCCTAAAAGCGGAAAAGGCAAATTGAAAAGAGAAAAGGAAAAAGTACAATCCCTGTTGATGTCGGCCGGAATAACTGCTGAATGGCATTTTACTGATTACGCCGGCCATGCCATTGAATTGGCCAAACAGGCTTCTCTTCAAGGTTATTCCAATTTTATTTCAGCAGGTGGTGACGGTACCTTACATGAGGTCGTTAATGGACTCATGCTCTCTAATTTACCAACCACCTTTACTGTAGGCCTCATTCCAATTGGAACCGGTAACGATTGGGCTAAAACTTTTGAATATCCAATTCAAACCGAAAAGGCAGTAGAGCGAATTAAAACAGGCAATTCAATCTTACATGATGTCGGTAAGGTGGTTTTACAATCCGAAACCGGCGAAATTACCAAGTACTTTATCAATATCGCCGGACTTTGCTACGACGCCTTTGTAACACACCAAACCAATGTTGGTAAAGCTAAAGGTGAAGGTGGAAAGTTCTATTACCTCAAAACTATTTTAGCCAATTTGTTTTCTTACCAAAATACCTTGGTAATCTATGCCGTGGATGGACAGGAATTTTCCGGACCTATGTTTAATCTTTGTGTAGGAATTAATCGCTTTAATGGAGATGGTGTGCAACAATGCCCCTACGCCAAACCCGACGATGGCCTTTTCGATATAACTGCTTATACCGATTTTACCAAGCTTCAGCTTATTTCCAATTTACCTCATCTAAAAACCGGTGCCTTTGTAAAACACCCCAAAATGCGCATCCATACCGGAAAGGAAGTTAAGGTTAGTTCGGTACCGGAAGTTATGGTAGAAGCCGATGGGGAAGACTTGGGAATGACACCTGCAACTTTTTCCATCCTTCCTCAAGCTATACGAATGATTGTGTAAGATGTAACTTACCTTTGTTCCATGTCATTTCCTGTGTATTTGGATTATAACGCAACCACTCCGGTTTTATCCGAAACCATGGAGGTGGTATTGCCCTTGTTTACCCGTGATTTTGGAAATGCCTCCAGCAATACGCATCGATATGGTTTTAAAGCTGCAGATCTGGTAAAGAAATCCAGGGAACAACTGGCTTCCATACTCAATTGTGAACCCAATGAACTATATTTTAATTCAGGCTCAACCGAAGGTATTAATACCGCTCTTAAAGGCTTGTTTTGGACGCATGCTGCCAAAGGAAAGCACTTTATTTCCGTAAAAACAGAACATAAAGCAGTGTTGGATTGCCTGGATTTCCTCGAAACCCAAGGGGCGGAGATATCCTGGTTGGAAGTTGGAAAGGATGGAAGAATTCAACTCGACGAACTTCAAAAACTTATCCGTCCGGATACCATCGCTGTTTGTGTGATGCTTGCCAATAACGAAACCGGTGTAATTCAGGATATTGAGTCTATTTCTGCCTTGGTGCATCAAGCAGGAAGCAAGTTGGTTTGTGATGCTACCCAAGCTGTCGGAAAAATACCTGTGGATATTAAGCAATTGGGAGTAGATGTGCTCGCTTTCTCCGGACATAAATGCTATGCCATGAAAGGTATTGGCGGACTTTTCGTCAGACGCAAAAATCCCAGAGTTTCTTTGCCTCCGTTGTTGCATGGTGGTGGACATGAGAATGGTCTTCGAAGTGGTACTTTAAATGTTCCCGGAATTGTTTCCCTGGCAACTTCTCTCCAACTAGTTTATTCCGGTTTAACAAATGAAATTGAGCGTCAAAAAAAGTTACAGCAAATCCTGGAAGATGGTTTGCAAAGATTAGGATGCCTTACAGTTGCTTCCCAATCACCCCGATTGCCCAATACTACCATGGCTTTGTTGCCCGGTATAAAAGCCGAAAAGCTTATAACTCAATTGCCTGGTTTTGCTTTTTCAACCGGCTCGGCCTGCACTTCTGCCATTCCCAAACCTTCTCATGTGCTGGTGGCTATGGGTTACATGGAACAAGCAGATTCTGCCATTCGGATTTCGCTCGGAAGAATGACTCAACAGGCTGATATTGAGGCTTTTTTGAATGCTTTGGGACTAGTTTTATAGGTTTTGCAGCTATTTGGGAGTTTAGGTTTTGGGAAAGAATTTCAGGAAAAGTTTTGGGTTAAATAATTTAAAAATTTGGCGGGCCTTTTTGCCTTCCAAACTTTATCTAAGTTCAAAAGGAGTGCAAGCGGCAAAAAGCCGGGCTATCCGTTCCTAGTCCTCGCCCCAAAAGGGTTTGGGGCTGTGGGCTATCCACTACTATCCCTGCCCGATGAAACCCCAACCGGCCGTCATTCTACCACACTTTAGTAAGTGCCAAAATGACTTGCACATAGAATTGAATCTTCCTACATCCCATCGCACTTGTCATTTGAACGAAGTGAACAAATGACAAGTGCGGGATAAATTTAATGATTGGTAACAGAACTATTTTTGAGGTACGCACCTCGGGCAACGATTGAGGCAAGTAGACCACAGGACCACGACGGCGTTAGCCTAGGGGGACGAGGACTACAGCCGAAAGCGTGACCTGAACGCCCAATGCAGGATGGTAGAAGTTTACAAGGAAATTAGGATGGGCGGAAGGGGCCCGCATACTAAACATTCACTTCAGAGGTAGAATTATTAAGCAGGTTCGGATCCAGTAAATGCGAATACCTTTCCTGAAGAGTTTTGAAATGCCTGCGTTGATGACCTGCGATAATAAATGCGATAGAGGCAACGGAATATTCCCCTTTAAAACTCATTCCGGTGCGTACTAGTTTTTCATGGTCGAAACTTTTGAAAAGCGCTATGGTAGAGGAATACAAGAGATTAAGTTCAAACACCAAATCGTCCGGATTTCGATGATTGGCACTTGCATTTCTGGCATATTCATCTTCATCGTAGACAGGCAGGTGCAACTTTTCTCCCCGGGAGTAACAAAGTGCCCGATAGGCGAAAATCCAGGTAGAGTCGATCAGGTGTTGCAAGATATCGTTAAGTGTCCATTTGCCTTCCTGATAGGTAAGGGTTCCTAAGGTTTTCCAGGTGTTCCAATCCCACTGGAGAAGTTCATTTTGAGCAAGTTGTAAAATTTCAACAGGAGTTACATCTTCGCAAAAATCGATGGTTTTTTGGAAGTAATCGGGTAGTGGAGGAAGTTGGCTTTTTTTCATATTTCAAAATTGAACAAGGCAAAGATTCAGAATAACGGAAGACCGTCCCATTCCCAGGTTGAATCCGGTTGAATTTCGAGGTATTTAAAGATGCTGGGCAGAATATCCACATTTCGGGCATTTGCCAATTCGTTGTGAGGGATACCTGGAATTCGAACAATTTGGAAAACATAGCGAGTTTCGGGCAAATCATCCTGGTCGCCATGGCTTGTTCCATTTCCACCATGGTCGGTAACTACCACCACCATCCATTGTTCGCCCTTTGTCAATTCGCGCTGATGAATTGCGTCCATGAGTTGTTGAATATGTCCGCCAACCGTTTGAATAGCTTGTATATATTCCGGATTAGAAGGCGAGAACCCGGAGCTATGGCCGGTTTCATCAACATCATCGAAGTGTAAAAGTAACACATCCGGATTGCAGTTTTGGAGTAATTCCAAGGCTTTATCCTTCACTTCCAGGTCTGATTCAACGGGTTGAGCATAATCTTCTTCGGTAGTAAGTCGCAGGAAATTATCCCAATGAGAAATGGTAGCTAAGGAATAGGAAGGATTATGAAGGCGGAGGTAATGGAAGATATCGAGGTATTTACCATAGTTGAGGTTGCTGATATCATTGGAGGTAACACCATGTTTATTGGGCCAAACTCCGTGAAGAAGGGTTGACCAGCCCGGACAACTTACTGTGTAAGGTCCTCGATCGGTATTGAAATTAACAATACTATGAGCCATTAGGGTATCCAGGGCCGGCGCATGTGCGGCTAACATGGCATCGGTTCGGCACCCATCAATTCCAAGAAACAAGACCTTTTTCACCGGCGATGCACCTTGAACACAATCGGATCGGATTTCGTCGGAGGGAAGGGAGTCGGAGCTATCGGATTTTGTACAAGCACCTAAAAATAGGGAAGGAAAGACGGAAATTAGGAAGTACTTTTTCATTTGAATTGCAGTTTGGCCTGCCAAGTGGGTTGAATTATTCATAATATTCAAAAGCATCAATTATATCCAAATAAACCCCATCAAAACCGGCATTTTGTATTTTGGTTAAGTAGGAATCTGAATTTCCATAGATGATTTTCTGCCAATCACTTTCCCAGTATTTTACTTTGTAGTTTCCCGGCCAATCCGGATTTTCAGCATCTAGCCAAACAGGTTTATTGCTTGCCCAATCCGAATTCCAGTAATATCGATAATCTTCTGCTTCCCCAATTGACATATAGCAAATAACCAATCTTTTACCTCCATTTGCTTTGTTCTTTAGTTGAGCTACTTCTTGTGAAGTAAATGAGCTGCTATCCCAAAAGAATAAGTCCATCACGAGTAAATCATAGTTGGTAGCAGTAACGGCATCGATGAAATCTTGTTTGGTATCGAAAGTGTCGTTATTGATTAGGTAAAGGAAGTTTTTGGCCTGGGAAAGAGATAGGATTGCTTCTGAATTTTCATTGAAAATGGGCGAAGGGTAGGTTGGAATGGTTCTAAGTTCCCGGTCATCGGCAGCAAAGGAAATATAAGCTTGATTGAAATTGTTTTGATAGGACTGATCCACAAAAGCCGGTGTCCAACAATAATCAATTGCTAAAATGGTATTCCCTGCACTTTTGGAACGATTTAGAAAGCCGGTTAAATAGTCAATTGATTCAGCAGGAGTTGCTACATTGTCCGAATCATATCCATAGTATAAATCTTCTTGTCCATGTCCATCAATAGCATCCAGATAGGTTGTAGCCAGTGGGGAGTTGGGTTCTCCATCTTCAGTAACAAGTTCTATCCCATTTTGAGGAATAATGATGAAGCCTGAATCCTGGCTTTTGGCAGTTTGACTAATTGAAATAACGAATTCCCGCATTCTTTGCATTGAATCTACGGAGTTGTCAACTTCCTTTTTACATGAAGAGAAGAAAATGAAGGTGAGCAAGGCTCCTAGGGTGAGGGCATGGTTTTTCATGGTATATTATTTTTTTCCAATATATCGGATAACACATCCGGTTCCGTTGTGGTAAACGCCTTCATGAAGTTCAATTTCTACTTCTTCTAAAACCAGAGTTTGTAAGGTATGAAAATCCTGTTCAACCATGGCAATTGAAAAAAGAAAGTCAGGATTCTTGGGGCCTCCAATGGCCGGATTCTTAGCTACATATTCTAAGTTATTTAAACTAAATCCTTCCATGATAATATGCCCTTCATTTTTTAATAAATCAATTGACCGAAGATGAAATGTAGTACGAATGGATGGTGGAAGATGGGAATAAATTAAAGCGATTGCATCAAAGGAGCTGAAGTCCCAGTTTATTTCGGAGGCATCACCTACCAGGTAGTTTATTTTAACCCCACGTTTGTTGGCTAATTCGATAGCTTTTTTTTGGCCTTCCTTGCTTTGGTCGAATGCCCATACCTCCCAACCAAGTTCTGCTGCAAAAACTGCATTTCTGCCTTCCCCTTCTGCGGCAAAAAGGATTTTACCCGGTTTAAGTTTTCTTAATTCATCAGCTAAAAATTCATTAGGTTCTTCTCCGTAAGCAAAGACTTGCTCTTGATATCTGTTATTCCAAAATTCGGCGTCCATTTAAGTTTAATTATAGGTTGGTATATGAGCAGTTTTTACTACAATGATTCCGTCAAAACGTTGAATAGGTACAAAATTCAATCGTCCGCCATTCTCTAATTCAAATGCAGAACTGATTTGGTGAGATTGGGGGCAAGATTGAAATCCTCTTCTTAAGTTGGTAAATGTAATTGGATAATGGGAGTACAGGGTTTCAATATCGGAGTTGCCGGGCTTATCCAAAATTTTGGTTGACCTGGTCCACCATTCATAGGTTTCTCCCTGTTGTGCAAACAATCCCAAATGGTAACTGGCATCCATCATTCTTTCTTTGATGTAATGCCCAAGCCATTTATATGGATTTCCTGCGGGTGAAGTTTTGTCAATATGTCCATTGTGGGCCCAAAGTATTACTTTTTTGTTTGGATAAAACTGTTGCAGTTGCCAAAACAGATTGTCTGCCATAATGCTATCTCGCTTAGCAGATGGATCTTCATGGTTCCAGTCCAGGCTAACTCCTGCTTTCAAATTGTTTATTACCCTCCATAAAAATTGATAGTCCAATTCTGAAATTTTAAATGAAGTAAGTATGTTTTGTTTGTTGTTTTTTAGTAAGTTATGAATGTAGTCGCACGATTTTGAAATAGAATCGGCCAAAGCAATAAGTGGTTTTTTGTCTTCTTGCCAAAGCAGGGAGGGGATTCGCATGTATTTGGCAAAATTTTGCATGAGACTATCCGCATTTCTTGGCGTTATTTTTCGGGTAATTTCTTGTACTAGAAACATGGAAGTTCCAAAGTTTTGACTATCGATACCGATGAAATGTAAAGGTTTTTCTTTGGACTTACTGGATTTTATTAATTCGAAAAGAGGCATTATTTCCCGGCATTGGAAATTGGTATAAACTGTTCCGTTCCTGAGCATTAATGGAGTTAGGCTATCTATTTTGTTTAATGTAAAATGGAGGTCTCCAATTCCACTTTCCATAGCCAATACCTCAAAACCACATTCTTGATAAAGGAATTGAACTAACCTGGATTTTAACGCATAAAATTCTCCAATTCCATGAGAACTTTCACCAAGCAAAACAATTTTTTTGTCCTTCACCAATTCTTTTAATTGTTGTAGGTCAGAAAAGTCATCGCCGCTTAATTGTATGGATACTGCCTGGTTGCGAAGACAGGTGTCTACCTGGGCATTGGAAATAGTAAACCAAAACAAACTACTTGCTAATACAGCGAAAAATAACAGGCCTTTATTCATTTGGAATGGTAATAAATTGTTTTAAGAAATTCGACATTTCGGTTCTGCATTTTACTGCTTCGGGAATGTTTTGCTCGGAATCGAATGTATGCCACATTCCTTCCCATATTCTCAATTCGACCGGGATACCTGAGTTTCGTAAATTCCAATATAATCGGGTGCAATCACTTAAGAGTAAATCCCTGGTACCGGTGCTAATCATGGTTGGAGGAAAATCCTTGTTATAGCTGCCGTATACAGGTGAAATAATAGGATTTTTAGGGTCATTTTTTCCAATATATGTTTTAGCACATAGTTTAATTTGTGACTTCCAGGTAATGATTGCATCCCGATTTCGATTGGAGGTGTAACTATCTCCGGAACCGGTAAGGTCTGTCCAAGGACTAAATAATGCAATGGCTGCAGGCATTTTAAAATGGTTGGTTTGGGCTTTTAGAAGAGTTGTTAATACCAGATTTCCTCCTGCAGAACTTCCAAATGCAAGAATTGGAAGGTGGGGATATTTTAAGGTTAGTCCTACATAGGCATGAAAACAATCAGAAACAGCAGCCGGAAAAGGGAAGGCTGGAGAAAATGGATATTCAACAGAAACAATGGTAATGCCTAAACTTTTACACATGTCGGCGCAGAGAAAATCCCTTGATGAGCCTAGAATAAATGCCCCACCATGAATGTAAAAACCAATGGCTTGGTCGGACATGATTCCGGTTGGAGGTGTATAAATGGCAACTGCGATTCCATTTAAGCTATCCATTCGAATGCTAACCCCGGAGGACATTAAATAGTCTTCCAATGCCAGGTTGTTTTCCCGGTTCAGTTTTTCTCTTACACGGGTCGATAAGTTTTGAGGTATTTTAAAAAGGGGAATTCGACGAGCGCGGTGTTTTTTAATAAATTGTACTGCCTCTTGGCTCAATGGTACTGTTTGGTAGCGATTGATTTTAGTTCCGGAACATGAATAAAGTAATATAGCAATTAATAGTAAGTAAGAGTTTGAATATAAATTTTTTATATTGAATTTAAATTTGGTAATATGTCTGAAATAGGAAGAGGACATAAGTAGTTTACTGCAAATTCAAAAGTAATGGAACAAAGCTGATTTTCTAAATTTTTTGGCAGAAGCTATCAACTGAATTTAGGCAGAGGTGTTAACAATTTCACGTTGATAAAAAAAACGAAAACAAGGCATTAAGGACTTGCTACCACGAGCAATAAAATACCTTTGCTTCCGGTTAGAATTCCATGCCAGTAGAAGAAAAAAATACAATTAAAAATACGTTTAGAACACCTGCTCCACCTCCTCCTCAAGAAGTTTTTGTTGAAGAGAAAGTAGATGATAAAGGTAGTTCTGCTCAACCCAAAGCAAAAGAAAAAGAAAAAGAAAAGCCCTCAGCTAAGTCCACACCCAAAGCAAAACCTTCTGCAGAACCAGATCTTTCAAAAAGTTCCTTTAAAGAATCGATTGTTCAGTTTATAACAGATCGCCGCACTCGGAGTATTAGTGGATTATTCCTGGTATTCTTTTCTGTTTATTTGTTATTGGCCTTTGTATCCTGGTATTTCAATTGGATTTTTGATGCAGATAAGCTAAGTTCTGATTTGCCAATCCTGGTTGGTAATCCGGAAGTACAGGTCGATAACTGGATGGGTAAGTTTGGTGCAATCCTTTCCAATTTTTTCTTAAAGCAAAGTTTTGGTATTGGCTCCTTCTGTTGGCTGGTACCCTTGTTTGTATTGGGATTTAAATGGATGTTTGGAGTAAATTTAATTTATCCGGCAAAAGCATTTTGGCATTCTTTTTTTCTTTCCATTTGGCTTTCTGTAACCGTTTCCTTTGCAATTGGCTCATGGGTTCAACTGGGTGGTGCATTCGGGTATCAGGGGAATATATGGCTAAGTAGCTTGTGGGGTGCTACCGGAACCGGGATGTTAACCGGATTTTTGGGCTTATCCTATATAATTTTTGTGCTCAACCCAAGTTTCGAAAATGCAGCGAATTGGTTTCAAAAAACTGCTATTGAAACAACCGAGAAAATGCATTCAGCCAATACTTCTGAACCGGATTTAGAAGCTGAATTAATGGCAGAACTCCGAAAAGAACAAGAGGTGGTTGAGCAAGTTGAATCACCTGAGGAGGAGACAGAGCCGGTTTTTAATACAGTTCGGGAAGAGAAAGAAGGCGTAATATTCGAAGTTCCTGAAATTGACCCGGCCGACCTGGAGCCTAGGTTGGTGGTAAGAGAGGAGGTTGTAGTTCCGGTTTTCGAAACTCCAATTCAAGATATCAAGGATTTGGAAGATGATGGTTTAACCCTAACCATTTTGCCTACTGCCGAAGAGAGAATAGTAGAAAAGGTTGAACAGGAGGCCGTTCCCTTTGTAGTTAATGGTCTATCTGAAACTACAAACAAAGAATCGGAGGAATTTAAAGTTGAACCCAAAGGGGAGGCAGCTAACGTTGCTGTTGGTTTGGAAAATCCGGAAGATCTGGCAGCAGCCATGGTAGCTCGATACGGTGAATTTGATCCAACACTCGAATTGCCCGATTATAAATACCCGGTTGCCGATTTATTGGTAAATTACCCTTCCAACGCCGGAAATGTGACCAAAGAAGAGCTGGATGGTAACAAAAAGCAAATTGTTCAAACCCTGAACAATTATAACATTGAGATCCAAAAAATTCAAGCTACCATTGGTCCAACAGTTACACTTTACGAAATAGTACCTGCGCCTGGGGTGAGAATCTCCAAAATTAAAAACCTGGAAGATGATATTGCCCTCAGCTTGGCTGCTTTAGGTATTCGGATTATTGCTCCAATGCCTGGAAAAGGTACCATAGGCATTGAGGTGCCTAACCAAAATCCCGATATCGTTCCTATGAGGGCTTTGATTAGCTCTGAAAAATTCTTAACTACTAAAATGGATTTACCGGTGGCTTTAGGTAAAACCATCAACAACGAAACCTTTATTGCCGACCTGGCTAAAATGCCTCATTTGCTTATGGCAGGTGCCACCGGACAAGGTAAATCGGTTGGCTTAAATGCCATTTTGGTTTCCTTGCTATATAAAAAGCATCCTTCTCAACTAAAATTTGTTCTTGTCGATCCTAAAAAGGTAGAGTTGACGCTTTTTAATAAAATTGAACGTCATTTTTTGGCTAAACTTCCCGACGCAGAAGAAGCCATTATCACTGATACCAAAAAGGTTATTCATACTATTCAATCGCTTTGTATCGAGATGGATAACCGGTATAATTTACTTAAAGATGCTCAAGTTAGGACCATCAAGGAATACAATGCTAAATTTTGCGGACGCCGATTGAATCCAAATGAAGGCCATCAATACTTGCCATACATTGTTTTGGTAGTTGATGAGTTTGCTGATTTGATTATGACAGCCGGTAAAGAAGTGGAAATGCCAATTGCCCGTTTGGCACAATTGGCACGTGCGGTTGGAATTCACCTGATCATTGCTACCCAAAGACCTTCGGTAAATATCATTACAGGTACTATCAAAGCCAATTTCCCGGCTAGAATTGCCTTCAGGGTTACCTCAAAAGTTGATAGTAGAACTATCCTGGATGCAGGTGGAGCTGAACAATTGATTGGTCGTGGTGATATGTTGTTAAGTACCGGAAGTGATTTGATTCGCTTGCAATGTGCTTTTGTTGATACCCCGGAAGCTGAAAAAATTACTGATTTCATCGGTTCCCAAAGGGGCTATTCCACAGCCTTTAGTTTGCCTGAATATGTTGGTGAAGGTGGTTCGGATGAAGTGGAGTTTGAAGCAGGCGAAGTGGATAGCTTGTTTGAAGATGCGGCACGAATTGTGGTGGCCACTCAGCAAGGTTCAGCTTCTCTGTTGCAACGTAAACTCAAATTGGGCTACAACCGTGCCGGGCGTTTGGTCGATCAGTTGGAGCAAGCAGGTATCATTGGCCCTTACGAAGGTAGCAAAGCCCGCCAGGTTCTCATTAAGGATGAAATGAGCCTGGATGCCATTCTACAGAAGGTGAGAGGCTAACCACCTTCAAGTTATTTGCAAACTTTTCAAAATCAGGTTGTGGGAATTCGAACCTTCAATTATTCCATCTCGTCTTTTTTATTTACTATGCGTACCTCCTTCCGCACCCAAGTTTTCCATATAATCCAATAAACCCAAATTTTAATCAATAGGAGGATTTCAAATCCGAACTACTTGATTTAGTTGGGTTTACCCCTCCCGAAGCATTTCGGGAAGAAGTTGTTATCAATTTGGACAAACAAATTGATTTTCAAATTTTTAACTCGTTAATGCATTTTTAATGAGTAATCTGGGATAAATTTGCTAGGTGCTTTCGGGTCGGACTATCCACTCCTATCCCTGCCTGATGCTGCATCCTATATGTTGGGGGAATAGCCCTTCTTTTTTGCATTCTAAATGGTTTTTCCGATTTTTGTTTTTGGCCATTATTCATTCTCCGTTGTTGTTTACTACTTTTGTATAATATGAATACCAGCTACCGTAAAGGTTTTACTTTTAAATCGTACGAAGCACCCAATGTATCGCCTTTCGATAGACTTTTTGAGCTATTCAAGGACCTTATTACTCACACCTCAGGCGATTTTGAAGAGGCAATAGATTGGTTAAGGATGCTCGACAAAGAATATACCCTAACCGACGAGTCCTATACTATTGATGATTTTATTGAAGACCTGAAGCAAAAGGGCTATATCCGCGAAGAACTCAACCCCGACGGAACTGGTGGCTTGGGCATCACCTCCAAAACCGAACGTGCCATACGACAACAAGCCCTCGAACAAATTTTTGGAAGCCTTAAACTTACAGGCACCGGAAACCACAAAACAAAATATGCCGGACCGGGCGACGAACAAACTGGCGAATTCAGGACTTATAATTTTGGCGATTCACTCGAAAGTATCTCCATGACCGAGAGCCTTCGCAATGCCCAAATAAACAATGGCGTAGGCGATTTCACCCTCACCGAACACGATCTGGTAGTGGAAGATGCCCAGTATAAAGCTCAGATGAGTACTGTGCTCATGATTGACATTAGCCATAGCATGATACTTTATGGTGAAGACCGAATTACCCCGGCTAAAAAGGTTGCCATGGCATTAGCCGAACTTATTACCACTCGCTATCCAAAAGACACGCTCGATATT of Bacteroidia bacterium contains these proteins:
- a CDS encoding diacylglycerol kinase family lipid kinase, with the translated sequence MENTWFIIANPKSGKGKLKREKEKVQSLLMSAGITAEWHFTDYAGHAIELAKQASLQGYSNFISAGGDGTLHEVVNGLMLSNLPTTFTVGLIPIGTGNDWAKTFEYPIQTEKAVERIKTGNSILHDVGKVVLQSETGEITKYFINIAGLCYDAFVTHQTNVGKAKGEGGKFYYLKTILANLFSYQNTLVIYAVDGQEFSGPMFNLCVGINRFNGDGVQQCPYAKPDDGLFDITAYTDFTKLQLISNLPHLKTGAFVKHPKMRIHTGKEVKVSSVPEVMVEADGEDLGMTPATFSILPQAIRMIV
- a CDS encoding cysteine desulfurase — its product is MSFPVYLDYNATTPVLSETMEVVLPLFTRDFGNASSNTHRYGFKAADLVKKSREQLASILNCEPNELYFNSGSTEGINTALKGLFWTHAAKGKHFISVKTEHKAVLDCLDFLETQGAEISWLEVGKDGRIQLDELQKLIRPDTIAVCVMLANNETGVIQDIESISALVHQAGSKLVCDATQAVGKIPVDIKQLGVDVLAFSGHKCYAMKGIGGLFVRRKNPRVSLPPLLHGGGHENGLRSGTLNVPGIVSLATSLQLVYSGLTNEIERQKKLQQILEDGLQRLGCLTVASQSPRLPNTTMALLPGIKAEKLITQLPGFAFSTGSACTSAIPKPSHVLVAMGYMEQADSAIRISLGRMTQQADIEAFLNALGLVL
- a CDS encoding DinB family protein yields the protein MKKSQLPPLPDYFQKTIDFCEDVTPVEILQLAQNELLQWDWNTWKTLGTLTYQEGKWTLNDILQHLIDSTWIFAYRALCYSRGEKLHLPVYDEDEYARNASANHRNPDDLVFELNLLYSSTIALFKSFDHEKLVRTGMSFKGEYSVASIAFIIAGHQRRHFKTLQERYSHLLDPNLLNNSTSEVNV
- a CDS encoding alkaline phosphatase family protein — translated: MNNSTHLAGQTAIQMKKYFLISVFPSLFLGACTKSDSSDSLPSDEIRSDCVQGASPVKKVLFLGIDGCRTDAMLAAHAPALDTLMAHSIVNFNTDRGPYTVSCPGWSTLLHGVWPNKHGVTSNDISNLNYGKYLDIFHYLRLHNPSYSLATISHWDNFLRLTTEEDYAQPVESDLEVKDKALELLQNCNPDVLLLHFDDVDETGHSSGFSPSNPEYIQAIQTVGGHIQQLMDAIHQRELTKGEQWMVVVVTDHGGNGTSHGDQDDLPETRYVFQIVRIPGIPHNELANARNVDILPSIFKYLEIQPDSTWEWDGLPLF
- a CDS encoding endo alpha-1,4 polygalactosaminidase — protein: MKNHALTLGALLTFIFFSSCKKEVDNSVDSMQRMREFVISISQTAKSQDSGFIIIPQNGIELVTEDGEPNSPLATTYLDAIDGHGQEDLYYGYDSDNVATPAESIDYLTGFLNRSKSAGNTILAIDYCWTPAFVDQSYQNNFNQAYISFAADDRELRTIPTYPSPIFNENSEAILSLSQAKNFLYLINNDTFDTKQDFIDAVTATNYDLLVMDLFFWDSSSFTSQEVAQLKNKANGGKRLVICYMSIGEAEDYRYYWNSDWASNKPVWLDAENPDWPGNYKVKYWESDWQKIIYGNSDSYLTKIQNAGFDGVYLDIIDAFEYYE
- a CDS encoding class I SAM-dependent methyltransferase, giving the protein MDAEFWNNRYQEQVFAYGEEPNEFLADELRKLKPGKILFAAEGEGRNAVFAAELGWEVWAFDQSKEGQKKAIELANKRGVKINYLVGDASEINWDFSSFDAIALIYSHLPPSIRTTFHLRSIDLLKNEGHIIMEGFSLNNLEYVAKNPAIGGPKNPDFLFSIAMVEQDFHTLQTLVLEEVEIELHEGVYHNGTGCVIRYIGKK
- a CDS encoding erythromycin esterase family protein, whose translation is MNKGLLFFAVLASSLFWFTISNAQVDTCLRNQAVSIQLSGDDFSDLQQLKELVKDKKIVLLGESSHGIGEFYALKSRLVQFLYQECGFEVLAMESGIGDLHFTLNKIDSLTPLMLRNGTVYTNFQCREIMPLFELIKSSKSKEKPLHFIGIDSQNFGTSMFLVQEITRKITPRNADSLMQNFAKYMRIPSLLWQEDKKPLIALADSISKSCDYIHNLLKNNKQNILTSFKISELDYQFLWRVINNLKAGVSLDWNHEDPSAKRDSIMADNLFWQLQQFYPNKKVILWAHNGHIDKTSPAGNPYKWLGHYIKERMMDASYHLGLFAQQGETYEWWTRSTKILDKPGNSDIETLYSHYPITFTNLRRGFQSCPQSHQISSAFELENGGRLNFVPIQRFDGIIVVKTAHIPTYN
- a CDS encoding alpha/beta hydrolase: MSSSYFRHITKFKFNIKNLYSNSYLLLIAILLYSCSGTKINRYQTVPLSQEAVQFIKKHRARRIPLFKIPQNLSTRVREKLNRENNLALEDYLMSSGVSIRMDSLNGIAVAIYTPPTGIMSDQAIGFYIHGGAFILGSSRDFLCADMCKSLGITIVSVEYPFSPAFPFPAAVSDCFHAYVGLTLKYPHLPILAFGSSAGGNLVLTTLLKAQTNHFKMPAAIALFSPWTDLTGSGDSYTSNRNRDAIITWKSQIKLCAKTYIGKNDPKNPIISPVYGSYNKDFPPTMISTGTRDLLLSDCTRLYWNLRNSGIPVELRIWEGMWHTFDSEQNIPEAVKCRTEMSNFLKQFITIPNE